One window of Macrococcus sp. 19Msa1099 genomic DNA carries:
- a CDS encoding beta-ketoacyl-ACP synthase III gives MNAGIIGIGTYVPETIIDNHYFENYLETTDEWIVSRTGIKERRFADQDMDVSDMAYYAALQAIEDAAIKPEDIDLILVATSTGDHHFPSVACQLQHRLKLSKVPAMDQLAACTGFIYSLITAQQFILSGNYRNILVVGADKLSKITNMEDRNTAVLFGDGAGAVIVSQVSDNYGIQAYNWGSDGSGAFHLYDDKASGYLKMNGREVFKFAVRILEEQSQLVMDKAGLHAQDIDMLIPHQANTRIIESARERLGLSASQVSTTLDKYGNTSAASIPLSIAYECQNGKIKNGDQLILTGFGGGLTFGAIALIWGQEEKR, from the coding sequence ATGAATGCAGGGATTATAGGGATTGGAACATATGTACCTGAAACGATTATAGATAATCATTATTTTGAAAACTATCTCGAAACAACAGATGAATGGATTGTATCGCGTACAGGCATCAAGGAAAGAAGGTTCGCAGATCAAGACATGGATGTCAGTGATATGGCATATTATGCTGCGCTGCAGGCGATTGAAGATGCAGCGATTAAACCGGAAGACATTGATCTGATTCTTGTTGCAACATCAACAGGAGACCATCACTTTCCATCGGTGGCTTGTCAGCTGCAGCATCGTTTAAAATTGAGCAAAGTGCCGGCAATGGATCAGCTTGCAGCATGTACGGGATTTATTTATTCTCTTATAACGGCACAGCAGTTTATCTTATCAGGAAATTACCGTAATATTCTTGTTGTAGGTGCAGATAAACTTTCGAAAATTACCAATATGGAGGACCGTAATACTGCAGTGCTCTTTGGTGATGGTGCAGGTGCAGTGATTGTCAGTCAGGTCAGTGATAATTATGGTATTCAGGCTTATAACTGGGGAAGTGACGGTAGCGGTGCATTTCATCTCTATGATGATAAAGCATCCGGGTACCTAAAGATGAATGGGCGTGAAGTATTTAAGTTTGCGGTGCGTATTCTTGAAGAACAGTCACAACTTGTTATGGATAAGGCAGGACTTCATGCACAGGATATTGATATGCTGATTCCACATCAGGCGAACACGAGAATCATTGAATCAGCGAGAGAACGCCTCGGACTCTCCGCTTCACAAGTGAGTACAACGCTCGACAAGTATGGTAATACTTCAGCGGCAAGTATTCCATTATCTATTGCATATGAATGTCAAAACGGTAAAATAAAAAATGGAGATCAACTCATATTAACCGGATTTGGTGGTGGACTGACATTCGGCGCAATCGCATTGATATGGGGACAGGAGGAAAAAAGATGA
- a CDS encoding DUF3899 domain-containing protein codes for MEKFIYIILTELFFILLLTFIFHFSFINALFIIGMTGLCAGLLLLIYSGGAFSIIGFSFRRFHYIMAPKSVKSTMDESSDSHKSLTIRSEKYPITSPLIIVSTLLLTLSILLLIL; via the coding sequence ATGGAAAAGTTTATTTATATAATTTTGACTGAATTATTTTTTATTTTATTATTAACTTTTATATTTCATTTTTCATTTATTAATGCTTTATTCATCATAGGTATGACAGGCTTGTGTGCTGGTTTACTTCTCTTGATTTATTCCGGTGGTGCCTTTAGTATTATCGGCTTTTCATTTCGAAGATTCCATTATATAATGGCCCCTAAAAGTGTGAAATCTACTATGGACGAGAGTAGTGATTCACATAAATCACTTACAATCAGAAGTGAAAAATATCCAATTACATCACCATTAATTATTGTATCTACGTTGTTACTAACGTTAAGCATTCTATTATTAATATTATAA
- the fabF gene encoding beta-ketoacyl-ACP synthase II, with product MRRVVITGMGALTPIGNDVQTTFNNALNGVNGIDTITRIDTSDMNVKVAGELKDFNVEDYIDKKEARRMDRFTQYAVVAANEALKDSKLQIDDDNSDRVGVWIGSGIGGMETFELAHTAMTEKGPRRVSPFFVPMLIPDMAAGQVSIALGAKGPNGCTVTACATGTNSIGDAMRIIQYGDADVMFAGGAEAPITRMSLAGFSANKALSTNDDPHTACRPFQEGRDGFIMGEGAGVVVLEELEHALARGAHIYAEVVGYGNNGDAHHITAPAPNGEGGTRTMNMALKDAGITPSDVGYLNAHGTSTPIGDLYETMAIKATFGESAKDLLVSSTKSMTGHLLGATGAVETIITALALQTGQIPPTIHQDTPDAELDLNYVPEKAVTKDIEYAMTNSLGFGGHNAVLVLKKY from the coding sequence ATGAGAAGAGTTGTAATAACAGGTATGGGTGCTTTGACACCTATCGGTAACGATGTACAGACAACATTTAACAATGCATTAAACGGTGTCAATGGTATCGATACGATTACGCGTATTGATACGAGTGATATGAATGTGAAAGTGGCTGGAGAACTGAAAGACTTCAATGTTGAAGACTATATAGATAAGAAAGAAGCCCGTAGAATGGATCGCTTTACACAATATGCGGTTGTCGCAGCAAATGAAGCGCTTAAAGATTCTAAGCTGCAGATTGATGATGACAACAGCGATCGTGTTGGTGTCTGGATTGGTTCTGGAATTGGTGGGATGGAGACATTTGAGCTTGCACATACTGCGATGACAGAAAAGGGACCTAGACGTGTAAGTCCATTCTTCGTACCGATGCTGATACCTGACATGGCAGCAGGGCAAGTATCAATTGCACTCGGTGCTAAAGGGCCGAATGGCTGTACAGTGACAGCATGTGCCACAGGAACAAACTCTATCGGTGATGCCATGCGTATTATACAGTACGGCGACGCAGATGTAATGTTTGCAGGAGGTGCTGAAGCACCGATTACACGTATGAGCTTAGCAGGATTCAGTGCGAATAAAGCATTAAGTACGAACGATGATCCACATACAGCATGCAGACCATTCCAGGAAGGACGCGATGGTTTCATTATGGGTGAAGGCGCAGGTGTCGTTGTCCTGGAAGAACTCGAGCACGCATTAGCACGTGGAGCACATATTTATGCAGAAGTCGTGGGCTACGGGAATAACGGTGATGCCCATCATATTACAGCACCCGCGCCAAACGGTGAAGGTGGCACACGTACGATGAACATGGCACTGAAAGACGCTGGAATAACACCGAGTGATGTGGGATACTTGAACGCCCATGGTACGAGTACACCCATTGGCGATTTATATGAGACGATGGCCATCAAAGCAACATTCGGGGAATCAGCGAAAGATCTACTTGTGTCATCAACTAAATCGATGACAGGGCATCTACTCGGCGCAACAGGCGCTGTTGAGACGATTATTACAGCCCTCGCATTACAGACAGGCCAGATTCCTCCGACGATACATCAAGATACACCTGATGCGGAACTTGATCTAAATTATGTTCCGGAGAAAGCAGTGACAAAGGATATCGAATACGCCATGACAAACAGCCTTGGATTCGGTGGACATAATGCAGTACTAGTGTTGAAGAAATATTAA